A window of the Zeugodacus cucurbitae isolate PBARC_wt_2022May chromosome 2, idZeuCucr1.2, whole genome shotgun sequence genome harbors these coding sequences:
- the LOC105215784 gene encoding spermidine synthase: MVDAIQNGWFSEIQNDLWPGQAFSLKLTKVVHEEKSKYQDIKILNTATYGTCLVLDGIIQCTTRDEFSYQEMISFLPLNSHPAPKKVLIVGGGDGGVAREVAKHPLVEEIHQVEIDERVVELSKKFLPNMACGFQSPKVKLTIGDGFVYMKEHAKEFDVIITDSSDPVGPAESLFQESYYELMKNALRPGGIVCSQGGSFWLDCAYVKKTMDGCKKHFPTVAYAHTSIPSYPCGHIGFVIGSLDSDKDFKKPLHNFSPAELENMELKYYSNNIHPAAFSLPRWVELVLYSK, encoded by the exons ATGGTGGATGCAATTCAAAACGGGTGGTTCAGTGAAATTCAAAATGACTTGTGGCCTGGCCaagcattttcattaaaattaacgaAAGTTGTTCatgaagaaaaatcaaaataccaggatattaaaatattaaacac AGCCACATATGGAACATGTCTAGTTTTGGATGGAATTATTCAGTGCACTACTCGCGATGAGTTTTCTTACCAAGAAATGATATCATTTTTACCATTAAATAGCCATCCTGCACCTAAAAAAGTGCTTATCGTCGGAGGTGGTGATGGAGGTGTTGCGCGGGAAGTTGCGAAACATCCTTTAGTTGAAGAAATTCACCAAGTAGAAATTGATGAAAGAGTAGttgaattatcaaaaaaattcttaCCAAATATGGCGTGTGGGTTCCAAAGTCCAAAAGTTAAACTTACCATTGGAGATGGATTTGTGTATATGAAAGAACATGCCAAGGAATTCGATGTGATAATAACAGATAGTTCAGATCCTGTAGGTCCTGCAGAATCGCTATTTCAAGAAAGTTACTACGAACTCATGAAAAATGCGTTGCGGCCAGGTGGTATCGTGTGCTCGCAAGGAGGAAGCTTCTGGTTGGACTGCGCGTATGTTAAAAAGACTATGGATGGATGCAAAAAGCATTTTCCAACAGTAGCATATGCTCATACATCAATTCCGTCTTATCCATGTGGCCATATTGGTTTTGTGATTGGTAGCCTGGATTCGGATAAAGATTTCAAAAAACCGTTACACAATTTCAGCCCGGCGGAATTAGAAAATATGGAACTGAAATATTATTCCAATAATATACATCCGGCAGCTTTTTCATTACCACGATGGGTAGAATTAGTTCTCTATAGCAAATAA
- the LOC105215783 gene encoding protein unc-13 homolog 4B isoform X3: MCPDTILEFAQEVFKMSNTKHDDILTLARQKEPPKMRLNVEIIKAENLLPKDANGFSDPFATIYLESNASHRYNTSVKHTTLNPIWEEHFSLPIIDNPKDEVLVVEIWDFDAAETVKEKVNKLLDVKGVKGLSKLMKEIAQAASTGKHDNELIGRAAITLKSISTSGITVWYNLEKGSKTKSRGSVLLNMTLSAEKNKRVAIQEHKHLLNILLIHELESSQVAEYWWNGKFTTNAEFIRSQHAVQSGLTNFECALCQWMVYSKIHENHKLNFTLFNNILDIIIPILKVLQSDSEDVKIFWEGVKRILPSCFSIVRKIRARNVSDKHIVSTLGEVLDIIAKIKTLGEPVLDIFPENTYGFISLKDEDIINTDIVLVAVINTATKEWLEYITEGSKPHTRDEHNDEENLQFLIKLIHMVRSDLQRGMEYFDKLFYQKLRINYSGILFKYYDANLFDLCKEKVENVCAHIKRIEIPDDTLEFSNFLDEESLNMGTTLFELYLVLKRFVTLGRSLYTNYELALEKFYSWFMPGVTHWLDISIVKALNRIIKAIELDQLQAVDDTVKYSSSAVDTLAIFYQIKIFWQQLDWPDIEGSYTFVAKIIDDVCRCCVFYSKRMSRHVESQTTDNDLFIVSAEWCFAINNIDYIKQSLPTFIKELETDDLIKKISDFRTNLDADRCASTIKNLIENALDTQKNQILELIDIVGRKMAPSIKRFLAEGAEVLHEDSNSMEKLMMYMESSLKILYETLNEVNFARILDAIWNELSVIMYDLIQSNLDKRRPPSFFQNLKQTLMVMTSCFKIGNVVTSDIEVLREVEKALDLHAFETSDLIHQYYIELLGYQQGISKSQFGQLTITANFTQTELVLHILNGRNLVPMDPNGSCDSFVKVHFYPTNRFVNTPTYKTSVHHKTRFPLYDEIFKINLTEEQLSKHNSLILFSIKDKDLFGMTSQYIGECYITFADLMANENEQIHMELSRPQYMESDTIRALEFRQGDKQARDFLKKLRNKL, from the exons ATGTGTCCTGACACTATTTTGGAATTTGCTCAAGAAGTGTTCAAAATGTCTAACACAAAACATGATGACATTTTGACATTGGCAAGACAAAAAGAACCACCAAAAATGCGTCTAaatgttgaaattattaaagcaGAAAATTTATTGCCAAAAGATGCAAACGGATTTTCAGACCCTTTTGCTACTATTTATTTGGAGTCGAATGCTTCGCATCGTTATAATACATCTGTAAAGCATACAACGCTGAATCCAATTTGGGAGGAGCATTTCTCATT gCCTATAATTGATAACCCCAAAGACGAGGTACTGGTGGTGGAAATAtg GGATTTTGATGCTGCAGAAACTGTCaaagaaaaagttaataaattaCTCGATGTAAAAGGAGTTAAAGGTCTTAGTAAGCTGATGAAAGAAATTGCACAAGCTGCTTCTACGGGAAAACATGATAATGAACTAATTGGACGCGCAGCAATTACTTTGAAG TCAATTTCTACTTCAGGTATAACTGTTTGGTACAATTTAGAAAAGGGTTCTAAAACAAAAAGTCGTGGATCGGTATTGCTTAATATGACATTAAGTGCAGAAAAGAATAAACGTGTTGCTATTCAAGagcataaacatttattaaacaTATTGTTGATTCATGAGTTGGAAAGCTCTCAAGTGGCTGAATACTGGTGGAatggaaaatttacaacaaatgcaGAATTTATTCGGTCACAACATGCTGTTCAAAGTGGTCTTACAAATTTTGAATGCGCTCTTTGTCAATGGATGGTGTATTCGAAGATCCATGAgaatcataaattaaattttacactcTTTAACAATATTCTTGATATCATTATACCCATACTAAAAGTACTTCAATCAGACTCGGAAGACGTAAAAATATTTTGGGAAGGAGTGAAACGAATTTTACCATCATGTTTCTCAATTGTGCGTAAAATTCGCGCAAGAAATGTTAGTGATAAACATATTGTCAGCACACTAGGCGAAGTTTTAGACATTATTGCGAAAATCAAAACATTGGGAGAACCAGTGCTTGATATATTCCCTGAAAATACGTATGGTTTTATTAGTCTAAAGGACGAGGATATAATTAACACTGATATAGTATTGGTAGCAGTTATTAATACTGCTACAAAGGAGTGGTTGGAATATATTACAGAAGGAAGTAAGCCGCATACACGTGATGAACACAATGACGAAGAAAACTTACAGTTTTTGATAAAGCTTATACATATGGTGCGATCTGATTTACAAAGAGGAATGGAATATTTTGATAAACTCTTTTATCA aaagctAAGAATTAACTATTCGGGTattcttttcaaatattatgaTGCAAATTTGTTCGATCTTTGTAAGGAAAAAGTTGAAAACGTTTGTGCACATATTAAAAGAATCGAAATACCGGATGACACTTTGGAGTTTTCCAACTTTTTGGATGAAGAATCTCTCAACATGGGCACAACACTCTTCGAACTATATTTAGTATTAAAGCGGTTTGTTACTTTAG GTAGATCATTATATACGAATTACGAGCTAGCACTAGAAAAGTTTTATTCCTGGTTTATGCCTGGCGTTACTCATTGGCTCGACATTTCAATTGTTAAAGCTTTAAATCGTATTATTAAAGCAATTGAACTGGATCAATTGCAGGCTGTCGATGATACGGTTAAATATAGCTCATCAGCAGTGGATACTCTAGCAATATTCTACCAAATAAAGATATTCTGGCAACAACTTGATTGGCCTGATATTGAGGGATCATATACATTTGTTGCCAAAATTATCGAT GATGTTTGTCGGTGTTGTGTTTTTTACTCCAAAAGAATGTCGCGGCATGTGGAATCTCAAACAACGGAcaatgatttatttattgtttctgcCGAGTGGTGTTTTGCAATCAATAACATCGATTATATTAAACAAAGCTTGCCTACATTCATTAAG GAGTTAGAAACAGATGaccttattaaaaaaattagcgaTTTCCGAACCAACCTTGATGCAGATCGCTGTGCttctacaattaaaaatttaatcgaaaatGCATTGGAtactcaaaaaaatcaaattttagaaCTTATAGACATAGTAGGCAGGAAAATGGCTCCTTCGATTAAACGATTTTTAGCCGAAGGTGCTGAAGTTTTACATGAAGATTCCAATTCAATGGAAAAGCTTATGATGTATATGGAAtcatctttaaaaatattatatgaaacttTAAATGAAGTCAACTTTGCTCGAATTTTAGATGCTATTTGGAACGAACTTTCCGTTATTATGTACGACCTTATACAATCAAATTTAGAT AAACGGCGGCCACCATCTTTTTTCCAGAACTTAAAGCAAACATTAATGGTGATGACATCTTGTTTTAAGATTGGAAACGTAGTCACATCAGATATTGAAGTATTGAGGGAAGTTGAAAAGGCGTTAGATTTACATGCTTTCGAGACCTCCGATTTAATTCATCAGTATTATATAGAATTGTTGGGATATCAACAGGGAATTTCAAAATCGCAATTCGGTCAGCTCACAATAACAGCAAATTTTACCCAAACCGAATTAGTG CTTCATATTTTAAATGGGAGAAACTTAGTACCTATGGATCCAAATGGATCATGTGATTCATTTGTAAAGGTGCATTTTTATCCGACTAACAGATTTGTGAATACTCCTACATATAAAACGTCTGTGCATCATAAAACCCGATTTCCTTTATatgatgaaatatttaaaat cAATTTAACAGAAGAACAACTTTCCAAACATAACAGTCTGATATTATTTAGCATAAAAGACAAAGATCTCTTTGGAATGACCAGTCAATACATTGGTGAATGTTATATAACTTTTGCAGACCTCATGGCTAATGAAAATGAACAAATTCATATGGAGCTATCTCGACCACAGTACATGG AATCGGATACTATTCGTGCGTTAGAATTCAGGCAAGGTGACAAACAGGCACGtgattttctgaaaaaattacgaaataaattgtga
- the LOC105215783 gene encoding protein unc-13 homolog 4B isoform X2 yields MSTTSLPQPNRCRNTAFNKAFKLLSLNLKTSNKKLQSTPSFGSCNEISNFKMLNKNGSISSNHFRGIRRQLIDQYTTSACHLMTIDDLYEEILFEICNNFGCESYDMCPDTILEFAQEVFKMSNTKHDDILTLARQKEPPKMRLNVEIIKAENLLPKDANGFSDPFATIYLESNASHRYNTSVKHTTLNPIWEEHFSLPIIDNPKDEVLVVEIWDFDAAETVKEKVNKLLDVKGVKGLSKLMKEIAQAASTGKHDNELIGRAAITLKSISTSGITVWYNLEKGSKTKSRGSVLLNMTLSAEKNKRVAIQEHKHLLNILLIHELESSQVAEYWWNGKFTTNAEFIRSQHAVQSGLTNFECALCQWMVYSKIHENHKLNFTLFNNILDIIIPILKVLQSDSEDVKIFWEGVKRILPSCFSIVRKIRARNVSDKHIVSTLGEVLDIIAKIKTLGEPVLDIFPENTYGFISLKDEDIINTDIVLVAVINTATKEWLEYITEGSKPHTRDEHNDEENLQFLIKLIHMVRSDLQRGMEYFDKLFYQKLRINYSGILFKYYDANLFDLCKEKVENVCAHIKRIEIPDDTLEFSNFLDEESLNMGTTLFELYLVLKRFVTLGRSLYTNYELALEKFYSWFMPGVTHWLDISIVKALNRIIKAIELDQLQAVDDTVKYSSSAVDTLAIFYQIKIFWQQLDWPDIEGSYTFVAKIIDDVCRCCVFYSKRMSRHVESQTTDNDLFIVSAEWCFAINNIDYIKQSLPTFIKELETDDLIKKISDFRTNLDADRCASTIKNLIENALDTQKNQILELIDIVGRKMAPSIKRFLAEGAEVLHEDSNSMEKLMMYMESSLKILYETLNEVNFARILDAIWNELSVIMYDLIQSNLDKRRPPSFFQNLKQTLMVMTSCFKIGNVVTSDIEVLREVEKALDLHAFETSDLIHQYYIELLGYQQGISKSQFGQLTITANFTQTELVLHILNGRNLVPMDPNGSCDSFVKVHFYPTNRFVNTPTYKTSVHHKTRFPLYDEIFKINLTEEQLSKHNSLILFSIKDKDLFGMTSQYIGECYITFADLMANENEQIHMELSRPQYMESDTIRALEFRQGDKQARDFLKKLRNKL; encoded by the exons ATGAGCACTACTTCTCTACCTCAGCCAAACCGATGTCGAAACACGGCCtttaataaagcttttaagcttttaagtttgaatttaaaaacatcTAATAAAAAGTTACAATCGACACCTTCGTTCGGTTCATgtaatgaaatttcaaatttcaaaatgctaaaCAAAAATGGAAGTATATCAAGCAACCATTTTCGTGGAATTCGCAGACAATTGATTGACCAGTATACAACATCTGCATGTCATTTAATGACT ATTGATGATCTTTACGAAGAAATTCTATTTGAGATATGCAATAATTTCGGGTGTGAAAGTTATGACATGTGTCCTGACACTATTTTGGAATTTGCTCAAGAAGTGTTCAAAATGTCTAACACAAAACATGATGACATTTTGACATTGGCAAGACAAAAAGAACCACCAAAAATGCGTCTAaatgttgaaattattaaagcaGAAAATTTATTGCCAAAAGATGCAAACGGATTTTCAGACCCTTTTGCTACTATTTATTTGGAGTCGAATGCTTCGCATCGTTATAATACATCTGTAAAGCATACAACGCTGAATCCAATTTGGGAGGAGCATTTCTCATT gCCTATAATTGATAACCCCAAAGACGAGGTACTGGTGGTGGAAATAtg GGATTTTGATGCTGCAGAAACTGTCaaagaaaaagttaataaattaCTCGATGTAAAAGGAGTTAAAGGTCTTAGTAAGCTGATGAAAGAAATTGCACAAGCTGCTTCTACGGGAAAACATGATAATGAACTAATTGGACGCGCAGCAATTACTTTGAAG TCAATTTCTACTTCAGGTATAACTGTTTGGTACAATTTAGAAAAGGGTTCTAAAACAAAAAGTCGTGGATCGGTATTGCTTAATATGACATTAAGTGCAGAAAAGAATAAACGTGTTGCTATTCAAGagcataaacatttattaaacaTATTGTTGATTCATGAGTTGGAAAGCTCTCAAGTGGCTGAATACTGGTGGAatggaaaatttacaacaaatgcaGAATTTATTCGGTCACAACATGCTGTTCAAAGTGGTCTTACAAATTTTGAATGCGCTCTTTGTCAATGGATGGTGTATTCGAAGATCCATGAgaatcataaattaaattttacactcTTTAACAATATTCTTGATATCATTATACCCATACTAAAAGTACTTCAATCAGACTCGGAAGACGTAAAAATATTTTGGGAAGGAGTGAAACGAATTTTACCATCATGTTTCTCAATTGTGCGTAAAATTCGCGCAAGAAATGTTAGTGATAAACATATTGTCAGCACACTAGGCGAAGTTTTAGACATTATTGCGAAAATCAAAACATTGGGAGAACCAGTGCTTGATATATTCCCTGAAAATACGTATGGTTTTATTAGTCTAAAGGACGAGGATATAATTAACACTGATATAGTATTGGTAGCAGTTATTAATACTGCTACAAAGGAGTGGTTGGAATATATTACAGAAGGAAGTAAGCCGCATACACGTGATGAACACAATGACGAAGAAAACTTACAGTTTTTGATAAAGCTTATACATATGGTGCGATCTGATTTACAAAGAGGAATGGAATATTTTGATAAACTCTTTTATCA aaagctAAGAATTAACTATTCGGGTattcttttcaaatattatgaTGCAAATTTGTTCGATCTTTGTAAGGAAAAAGTTGAAAACGTTTGTGCACATATTAAAAGAATCGAAATACCGGATGACACTTTGGAGTTTTCCAACTTTTTGGATGAAGAATCTCTCAACATGGGCACAACACTCTTCGAACTATATTTAGTATTAAAGCGGTTTGTTACTTTAG GTAGATCATTATATACGAATTACGAGCTAGCACTAGAAAAGTTTTATTCCTGGTTTATGCCTGGCGTTACTCATTGGCTCGACATTTCAATTGTTAAAGCTTTAAATCGTATTATTAAAGCAATTGAACTGGATCAATTGCAGGCTGTCGATGATACGGTTAAATATAGCTCATCAGCAGTGGATACTCTAGCAATATTCTACCAAATAAAGATATTCTGGCAACAACTTGATTGGCCTGATATTGAGGGATCATATACATTTGTTGCCAAAATTATCGAT GATGTTTGTCGGTGTTGTGTTTTTTACTCCAAAAGAATGTCGCGGCATGTGGAATCTCAAACAACGGAcaatgatttatttattgtttctgcCGAGTGGTGTTTTGCAATCAATAACATCGATTATATTAAACAAAGCTTGCCTACATTCATTAAG GAGTTAGAAACAGATGaccttattaaaaaaattagcgaTTTCCGAACCAACCTTGATGCAGATCGCTGTGCttctacaattaaaaatttaatcgaaaatGCATTGGAtactcaaaaaaatcaaattttagaaCTTATAGACATAGTAGGCAGGAAAATGGCTCCTTCGATTAAACGATTTTTAGCCGAAGGTGCTGAAGTTTTACATGAAGATTCCAATTCAATGGAAAAGCTTATGATGTATATGGAAtcatctttaaaaatattatatgaaacttTAAATGAAGTCAACTTTGCTCGAATTTTAGATGCTATTTGGAACGAACTTTCCGTTATTATGTACGACCTTATACAATCAAATTTAGAT AAACGGCGGCCACCATCTTTTTTCCAGAACTTAAAGCAAACATTAATGGTGATGACATCTTGTTTTAAGATTGGAAACGTAGTCACATCAGATATTGAAGTATTGAGGGAAGTTGAAAAGGCGTTAGATTTACATGCTTTCGAGACCTCCGATTTAATTCATCAGTATTATATAGAATTGTTGGGATATCAACAGGGAATTTCAAAATCGCAATTCGGTCAGCTCACAATAACAGCAAATTTTACCCAAACCGAATTAGTG CTTCATATTTTAAATGGGAGAAACTTAGTACCTATGGATCCAAATGGATCATGTGATTCATTTGTAAAGGTGCATTTTTATCCGACTAACAGATTTGTGAATACTCCTACATATAAAACGTCTGTGCATCATAAAACCCGATTTCCTTTATatgatgaaatatttaaaat cAATTTAACAGAAGAACAACTTTCCAAACATAACAGTCTGATATTATTTAGCATAAAAGACAAAGATCTCTTTGGAATGACCAGTCAATACATTGGTGAATGTTATATAACTTTTGCAGACCTCATGGCTAATGAAAATGAACAAATTCATATGGAGCTATCTCGACCACAGTACATGG AATCGGATACTATTCGTGCGTTAGAATTCAGGCAAGGTGACAAACAGGCACGtgattttctgaaaaaattacgaaataaattgtga